A window from Frischella perrara encodes these proteins:
- the tsaA gene encoding tRNA (N6-threonylcarbamoyladenosine(37)-N6)-methyltransferase TrmO → MISLKTIGILHSPYKEKFGVPRQPNLVPLAKGELHLNPPFNHPNCIRGLEKFSHLWLLFIFSGTAKQGWHNTVRPPRLGGNERVGVFASRSTFRPNPIGLSAVELHDIVISKEQIILKLGSVDLIDQTPIIDIKPYIPYSDSYPNAQASYALNKPDSSLYVDFAPQVEQFLFDKPELRELIIQIISQDPRPAYKKGKSEPQTFGIKLYHYNIRWQVINLQAIVIDIQE, encoded by the coding sequence ATGATCTCGCTTAAAACAATTGGTATTTTACATTCACCATATAAAGAAAAATTTGGTGTCCCAAGACAACCTAATCTCGTTCCTTTGGCAAAAGGTGAACTTCATTTAAATCCCCCTTTTAATCACCCCAATTGTATCAGGGGATTAGAGAAATTCTCCCATTTATGGTTACTTTTCATCTTTTCTGGTACCGCGAAACAAGGATGGCATAACACTGTCAGACCCCCAAGATTGGGAGGAAACGAAAGAGTGGGCGTTTTTGCTAGTCGCTCTACTTTTCGACCTAATCCAATAGGGCTCTCGGCGGTTGAACTCCATGATATTGTGATCAGTAAGGAACAGATTATTCTAAAATTAGGTAGTGTCGATCTGATAGATCAAACTCCCATCATCGATATTAAACCCTATATTCCATATAGTGATAGTTATCCTAATGCTCAAGCCAGTTATGCACTGAATAAACCTGATAGCTCACTGTATGTGGATTTTGCCCCACAAGTTGAACAATTTCTCTTTGACAAACCTGAATTACGAGAACTGATAATTCAAATTATAAGTCAAGATCCAAGACCTGCATATAAAAAGGGGAAATCCGAACCCCAGACGTTTGGTATCAAGTTATATCACTATAATATCCGTTGGCAAGTTATCAATCTTCAAGCCATAGTTATAGATATACAAGAATAA
- a CDS encoding MetQ/NlpA family lipoprotein, whose protein sequence is MILKKLAIFATFASSIFLTACDNNKAPQEATKPEVLKVGVVSGPDQEVAEAAKEQAKKLYNLDVELVIFNDYVIPNQALDSGQIDINDFQHKPFLDQQIEERGYKLVSVGKTFVHPIAAYTHKLKPITDSTSNEEGKIVTSPRGESYLIKPNSTVAIPNDPTNLGRALLLLQKQGLITVNPEKGLFPTVIDITDNPYHLNILEIEAPMLPRSLDDAQVDFAIINNAFAGQINLTANKDGIFVEDKDSPYVNIIVAREDNKNDPNIQKYIDARHSDAAVQKANEVFKGSAVKGW, encoded by the coding sequence ATGATTTTAAAAAAACTTGCTATTTTTGCAACATTTGCTAGTAGCATATTTTTGACTGCATGTGATAACAACAAAGCTCCCCAAGAAGCTACAAAACCTGAGGTATTGAAAGTTGGAGTTGTTTCTGGTCCCGATCAAGAAGTTGCTGAAGCGGCGAAAGAACAAGCAAAGAAATTATATAATTTAGATGTAGAACTGGTTATTTTTAACGATTATGTAATCCCTAATCAAGCATTAGATAGTGGGCAAATTGATATTAATGACTTTCAACATAAACCTTTCTTAGATCAACAAATTGAAGAAAGAGGCTATAAACTTGTTTCAGTTGGTAAAACTTTTGTTCACCCGATTGCAGCTTATACACATAAACTAAAACCAATAACCGATTCGACAAGTAATGAAGAAGGTAAAATTGTGACTTCACCACGTGGTGAATCCTATTTAATCAAACCTAATTCAACAGTTGCTATACCTAATGATCCAACTAATTTAGGTCGTGCTTTATTACTACTGCAAAAACAAGGATTAATTACCGTTAATCCTGAAAAAGGGTTATTTCCAACTGTAATTGATATTACTGATAATCCTTATCATCTGAATATTCTTGAAATAGAAGCGCCTATGCTACCGCGTTCGTTGGATGATGCTCAAGTAGACTTTGCCATCATCAATAATGCATTTGCAGGTCAAATAAATCTGACCGCTAATAAAGACGGTATCTTTGTTGAAGACAAAGATTCACCATATGTGAATATTATCGTTGCTCGCGAAGACAACAAAAACGATCCAAATATCCAAAAATATATTGATGCACGTCATAGTGATGCTGCAGTACAAAAGGCGAATGAAGTATTTAAAGGTAGTGCCGTTAAAGGTTGGTAA
- a CDS encoding methionine ABC transporter permease — MIFKIAQETDNTIYMTVLSGLWGTIIGLPLGILLYTTRKNQILDCSIASGLLSFFTNLLRSIPFIILLFWIIPFTTFVMLIMTGQGIFLGRQAALVPLSIGVAPLIARMIENALLEVPKGLVEAARSMGATPLQIIRKVLLPEAMPVIVNSLTITLITLNGYVAMVGAIGSGGLGELARYYGLYSYKPAVMNTVLIILILIVFTIQFIGNAIVKRVTHH, encoded by the coding sequence ATGATTTTTAAAATAGCCCAAGAAACCGACAATACTATTTATATGACTGTATTATCTGGATTATGGGGAACCATAATTGGTTTACCACTTGGTATTTTATTATATACCACGCGTAAAAATCAGATTTTAGATTGTTCTATCGCTTCAGGATTATTGTCTTTTTTTACTAATTTATTACGTTCAATTCCGTTTATTATATTATTGTTCTGGATTATCCCTTTCACGACCTTTGTTATGTTAATTATGACTGGACAAGGTATATTTTTAGGTCGACAAGCTGCATTAGTCCCATTAAGTATTGGTGTCGCGCCATTGATTGCTCGGATGATAGAAAATGCTTTATTAGAGGTACCTAAAGGATTAGTTGAAGCAGCAAGATCTATGGGAGCAACACCACTACAAATAATTCGTAAAGTGCTACTTCCAGAAGCAATGCCTGTGATCGTCAATAGCTTAACCATCACTTTAATAACGTTGAATGGTTATGTTGCTATGGTAGGAGCCATTGGTTCTGGTGGATTAGGTGAATTAGCTCGATACTATGGTCTATATAGTTATAAACCTGCTGTTATGAACACTGTACTCATCATATTGATTCTAATTGTTTTTACAATACAATTTATAGGCAATGCTATCGTTAAACGTGTCACACACCACTAA
- the metN gene encoding methionine ABC transporter ATP-binding protein MetN, with amino-acid sequence MIKLENISKTFMHNKQPIYALKDINLHVPAGQIFGVIGKSGAGKSTLIRCVNLLEKPTSGKVIIDNQYITELSNSQLIHIRRKIGMIFQHFNLLSSRTVFENIALPLEFDNVQKKTIKSKVNELLKLVGLEDKANVYPSNLSGGQKQRVAIARALANDPKVLLCDEATSALDPETTRSILELLKNINKKLGLTILLITHEMDVVKQICDQVAVISQGELVEQSTVGEMFSHPKSDVAKQFIQSTLHLHIPEDYLQKLSTTYQDNLHPLLRLEFTGLSVDAPFLSQAAKEFNIDNNIISAQMDYAGGIKFGIMLTEIIGNPVDTKNAIKFLQDNNITVEVLGYV; translated from the coding sequence GGCGTCATCGGAAAGTCTGGTGCAGGAAAAAGTACCTTAATTCGGTGTGTTAACTTATTAGAAAAGCCAACTAGTGGAAAGGTTATTATTGATAATCAATATATAACGGAGTTATCAAATAGCCAGCTTATTCATATACGCAGAAAAATAGGTATGATTTTTCAGCATTTTAATTTATTGTCATCTAGAACAGTATTCGAAAATATTGCCTTACCCTTAGAATTTGATAACGTTCAAAAGAAGACAATTAAAAGTAAAGTTAATGAACTGCTTAAACTGGTAGGATTAGAAGATAAAGCCAATGTTTACCCATCCAATCTTTCAGGTGGGCAAAAGCAACGTGTAGCCATAGCTCGCGCATTAGCTAATGATCCAAAAGTTTTGTTATGTGATGAAGCAACCAGTGCTTTAGATCCAGAAACAACACGTTCTATTTTAGAATTACTCAAAAATATCAATAAAAAGTTAGGATTAACGATTTTATTGATAACTCATGAAATGGATGTAGTAAAACAAATATGTGATCAGGTAGCGGTAATTAGCCAAGGTGAACTAGTTGAACAATCAACTGTTGGTGAAATGTTTTCTCATCCTAAGAGTGATGTTGCAAAACAGTTTATACAATCAACCCTTCATTTACATATCCCAGAAGATTATTTACAAAAATTATCAACCACTTATCAAGACAATTTACATCCATTATTGCGCCTTGAATTTACTGGTTTATCTGTCGATGCACCTTTTTTATCACAAGCGGCTAAAGAATTTAACATTGACAACAATATTATCAGCGCACAAATGGATTATGCAGGAGGAATTAAATTCGGCATTATGCTTACAGAAATAATTGGTAATCCAGTAGATACAAAAAATGCTATCAAATTCTTACAAGATAATAATATTACTGTAGAGGTGCTTGGTTATGTTTGA